One window of Salmo salar chromosome ssa11, Ssal_v3.1, whole genome shotgun sequence genomic DNA carries:
- the spg21 gene encoding maspardin: MDEIRISPDYNWFRSTVPLKKIIVDDDDSKVWSLYDAGPKSIRCPIIFFPPVSGTAEVFFQQVLALTGWGYRVISLQYPVYWDLLEFCDGFRKLLDHLQLDKVHLFGASLGGFLAQKFAEHTHKSPRVHSLILCNSFSDTSIFNQTLTANSFWLMPAFMLKKIVLGNFAKGPVDPKMADAIDFMVDRLESLNQGELASRLTLNCQNSYVEPHKIKDLAVTIMDVFDQSALSHEAKEEMYKLYPNARRAHLKTGGNFPYLCRSAEVNLYIQIHLRQFHGTRYAAINSDMVSAEELEVQKSHLVNSANDQ, translated from the exons ATGGATGAGATAAGAATATCTCCTGATTACAACTGGTTCAGAAGCACAGTGCCACTGAAGAAA ATTATAGTGGACGACGATGACAGCAAGGTGTGGTCCTTGTATGACGCAGGCCCAAAGAGCATCAGGTGTCCCATCATATTCTTTCCCCCTGTGAGTGGGACAGCAGAGGTGTTCTTCCAGCAGGTCTTAGCCCTGACAGGCTGGGGCTACAGAGTCATCTCA CTGCAGTATCCTGTGTATTGGGATCTCTTGGAGTTTTGTGATGGATTCCGGAAGCTTCTCGATCACTTGCAATTGGACAAG GTCCATCTATTTGGTGCTTCTCTGGGCGGCTTCCTGGCCCAGAAGTTTGCCGAGCACACACACAAGTCTCCCAGAGTCCACTCTCTGATCCTGTGCAACTCCTTCAGTGACACCTCCATCTTCAACCAGACATTGACAGCCAACAG TTTTTGGTTGATGCCCGCCTTCATGTTGAAGAAGATTGTCCTGGGGAACTTCGCTAAAGGACCTGTCGACCCCAAGATGGCCGACGCAATCGACTTTATGGTCGACAGA cTGGAGAGCCTGAACCAGGGTGAGCTAGCCTCCAGACTAACACTCAACTGTCAGAACTCCTACGTGGAGCCTCACAAGATAAAGGACCTGGCCGTCACCATTATGGAT GTGTTCGACCAGAGTGCCCTGTCACACGAGGCGAAAGAGGAAATGTATAAGCTGTATCCAAATGCCAGACGGGCTCACCTCAAAACGGGTGGAAACTTCCCCTACCTGTGTAGGAGTGCTGAGGTCAACCTGTACATACAG ATTCACCTGCGGCAGTTCCACGGGACGCGGTACGCCGCCATCAACTCGGACATGGTGAGCGCCGAGGAGCTGGAGGTGCAGAAGAGCCACCTGGTGAATAGCGCCAACGACCAATGA